actTTTTCTAAGTGCATAAAGCATGTGTTCTATGCTTCTAAAACAGTGACTCACAAAAGATCATTATTTGACCTAGAAGCTACTGAAAAGATTTTTTTCAGAAGCTCTTTTAAACATGAAAGGGTCAAGTTAGTGAACAGATTGATGATGCTCAAATTTCTTGGTGATGAAGGGTGAGAGAATATCTGTCACTACCAGAATTCATGAAATACTTCCAAACTCAGAGAAAATGCAATCGAACTTATTTCAGCCAACAGCTTTGCTAAGGTACTTTAACCACATTATTAGGATATTTAGTTTTTCAGGTTTCAGCAGCAGTTAATAAGCAACCAAAAAGAAACTATATGTCATCTTACCACTGTGTAACCATTAGTAACACCAGTTGATCTCTTGATTTTTAAGCTTCGCTTTTTCATGTTATTTAGGTTGACAAGTGTCTCCTCATCAAGTTTACTGCGTTCTTCAATGGAAAGCTCATTGAATGTTGTTTCCCCTTCATATGTGCTGCTCTTGATATCAGCCTGCATTTCATGTAGCAGTAGATGTAAAAGGCTCATTACCAAACTAccttttttccaaataaaataGGTCTTTGTTTGTTTAAGCTAAGCACTTCATCCACACCATAAAGATTTACCTTAACAGTATAAATCCTCGATTCCTTAAATTGAGTATGAAGCATCAAACAAATGAAGTACATATGATCACAGCTATTGAAGTGTAGACTAATACATGTAACACATTAGAGCTAGATAGCTATATAGACCAAACATTAGAGCTATATAGACACGATCTTTAACCAAATCCCAATTAGCAAAAAGATTCACAACCTCTCCTCTTATAgcaaattgaaatgaaaagaacATTTACTGTCTTCATGATCCATACATTACATAGTATATAGAACAACAAGAGGAGTAATTCCTGCAGACATAAATGAAGATGTTGCCCAGAGAAAATTAAGTTCCAAAAAAATCAATGCCTAGAGGAAAATTAAGTTGCAAAAACTTGGATATCTATGGAATAAGGGATGCCTtttttttgtgcatatataATTGTTAACAAGAACTACATTCTGCACAGCAGAAGCAAGTCTGCACTCTTGAGAAGCTATAATAAATAATTAGCAATTAGATAGAGCAAGATTATTGTGTTCTGCAGAAACTTACCCTTGAGTTGCTTCAAACTACCAAAGACAGGTAATAAATGccttagaaaatgaaagtgagaAATTTACAGGTCAATCAGCTTCAATGCAATGGTAAAGTAGGTCCAATGTGACTAAAGTGGCTGCAGGTTTGATTTATAAAGCCAGTTTCCTTCTGTATTTGGAAGATATCCAATCAACCCAGCAGCCCTAGCCTTAACACGATGTGCAGTTTCCTACACATTTCGTACCACTTGAATTTTGGGTTTAAGTTGGCATTCTAAAAGCCAATACCCACTAAGAAAGTTCCTTACCTAAAACGCACGATATTGTCATAGGCTTGAGAAGCCAGTGAAAACAACATAACCATCCCCTGATTAGAAGGGGCAAACACATATAAAGACTAATCTGAAAACACAAATCATGAGTTGAAGTTATTAGTAATTTGATGGCAAAACATTCATTGATCAAGCAAACATTTTAGACATGCTATTAGTAACTATATTCCCAACAGACAAGGCCATGGCCAtgtcatttttttatttctcattttttctTCCATATACACGGGGATTGGGAGGCATTTAAAACCATATAGAGTAAAGCTACAGGGACCAATAATTATAGAAACAAGACATATAACTTCCCTTACGTTTCAAATGAATTCTTTTCAAAGTCCGTATCAAGCAAATTGCTCTACCATCAGAGGGTAAAATCAGAGCACCTAATCAAGAAGCTAATCTAAATTCAAATCCCAGAGTATATAATCAACATACTGATCTAAATTTCAAAATCACAGGCTAGTCAGCAAAAAGGGGCTAGCTACATTTTGCTGTCAAGACCAATTTCAAGTTTCAGTTGAGCAGGAAGAAAGACTGTGTGTCGCTTACAGATGAATAGGCAGCAAACCAATAAACAGGATGCCGAAACAATGCCAATATAGTCTCTGCAACCAAAGTGGAGAGTATTACGAATTCTCAATTAACTCAGAGCATTACTTGTTGAGAAATGTATGTAAAACATGCAGATTTGAGCATTTTTGCTAGAGAGTCAGCTGAAGATTTTAAGACTAATACTACGAGTCTCCCTTGATCATTTTGccttcttattttctcaaatttgaCCACAAAAAAGAGAACCCAATTTaaaatcttcatttttttctgctTTCTTCTCCACAAATACTTCGCCGAGCTAAAACCATAAACTCATTTCCTTAAAAGCATAAGCACTTCCAACTTAAGTTCTAATGTGAAATATTAAGTCTTAAACCAAAAGATTAAAGGGAAAACAGTTAATAAATGCAGCTGATTAAATGAATAGATTCATCTAATAGTATAAACAATTACCAATTTCAGCATAGCGCAAGAACTGATTCAATATTTGGAATCTTTTGTTAGATTATAGTTTAAAACAATGAAGCTTTCAGACAACTTGATCCATGGCATGTAATTAGAAGTTAGAAAATCAGCGTTATTAACAGCACAAGTATCAAGGTTCAACATTCGAGTGTCAAGATTCAACCATATTAATGACTTCTTATGTTATCTACGAACAGTTTTGTGGCTGAAATTTAGTACAACGGCCACAGTCCTCAGGTACATCAGTACATGGAGGGAATTCTGGGCATATGAAATAAGCAGCTTTTACGTCCGACAAAATGAGGTCCTATTAGGAAGGATGTTCCTTCCCTTATCATTCTGCACCTGACAAGGATCTTTCAATTGGGGAATAGTCAAGTGTAGCAAAACAGAGTTAAACAAAAAGTAAGGTAAAGGAGAGCAGAAGTAACTCTCCACTGTGATTACTTTTTACTATGAGAAATGGCGAAGAAAAGTCtaaatcattttttcatttgtAAGATGCAAAATGCAGGAAAGTGTGAGAAGTACTAGAACTTCATACACACTGCTCATACAGACATGGCAAACCAGCTGAACTCACTTTACTATACCCTTCTTGGCAACCAAATTGCATTAAACTACATAAATGCTTTCACTTTGGCGAACTTCATACTAACTGCTCATACAGACATGACAAACCAGCTGAACTCACTTTACTATACCCTTCTTTGGCAACCAAATTGCATTAAACTACATAAATGCTTTCACTGGCTGTTTCTCGAAACAAAACTTGGTTATACTGGCATACAAAGCAACAAAACGTATTTTAAAGTTTTGTTTATCTATATTAAGACTTCTATATATGCTCCACTTTTAGGCAATCAAAACTGGACTAATAAAACTGAAAAGCTGGGAATTTTTACCTGTCAATATGTAATTTAAACCCTTTCATGTGGATGTGTCAGCAGTTTCAGCAACTCGGTCAAGATCCCTTTGTAGTGATCTCCCTGAACCCAACAAGCCAACCTTTGGAATTGGAAAAACAGGCAAGAGATGGAATAAGAAGCTGAAAATGACATAAACTAAACAAAGAGGTGAAACTGAAACTTTTGATTAGTTGAATTGCACTATACCGTGCAAATGGACTGGCACCATTTACATGTATGTTTGAGATGTACCATGCATCATTGGAATGCGATATATTGTGATGCATTtattcaaaattattcatcttCCCTCTCATAGTACAGGAAATTGCATAAAGAAGAGCATCAGATAAACGAATATGTTTGCTTCTACTACAAAAAAGCCTTATACAATTTTTACTTGTCGTATTTTGAACTTATCTGAACATTATACGAGTTTAATTgtcctattttgaactcaactTATCTGAACACCCTCATATAGTAAGGTCTTCATCTATTTAATGCAGCAGTATATCACTGTATGTAACCAAGAAGAATCTGCATAAGAAACTTTCCCAAGGATGGATTATTCATTGTTGTCCCTGGACACCTTTCAGTCGGGCCGACCATCTGtgattcttttttcttgtttattgATTTAGGTGGTATCTTTTTTGatctttcctttctctttttttggtCCCAGGGTACTGGGAAAGGCTGTTCTGCTGAGTCACTTTATGAATGGTTTGAATTTGGTGAATGGCAAATTATCATGCTTTCTATGAAGAGACAAAGAGAGAGCTAGATAGGGGTTGGCCTCAAAGTCTTCCCTGTTTTATTAGAACTGTAAGAAACTTATTCTACAAATCTCTATGAGATGACTGGATGTTCCTTTACTAAGAGGAGTATAGGTAAAAGTTTAAAGGAAACCAGGCCAGAAAAGGAGATAAATCCAACAGGATTGTCATTATACTATTTCCTTGCACCAATTGAAAATGGTAACATAGTTTATTCATATTAAAAGCAGTTGCAATAATATCTGACTTTTAATATCCATAAGGATTCAGAATCAAAAGAATACCAGTCTTCTTGGAAGATTAGAAACTCAAATTTATGCTTACTGAACAAGGCATTTGCAGggttaaaacaaccaaagttaaAGCATCCCAACACCATTGTAGTCATAGAGAAACTCATTGATAACTTTAATCAGAACAAGTGAATTTCTTTAAGTTCCACATGATAGCAAGCACAAATTGTACCTAAAAAGGATAAAGTACCTAAAAAGGATAAAGCATCACCAATTTTCAAACATATACATTGTACATATAGTAATTAGTAACTGAGAGATGACCAGGTAGTTTCTTTGGTAATTCTCAAGGCATTAAAATTTACTCCCTCAAAAGGCAAAAGTTGATCAAGTGTGTTGGTATGTattttatattataagtttGATCGAATGTctgtatatattttgaattgAAGCAACACTAGCAGCAGTATATTGAAAACCATGGTCAAGCCTATTTCATTTCATCTTTCTATAGTCATCTAGCATATGTCAAACTAGTTCCTCAAGACATCACCTGTCCTCAGTTTAATTTCCAACCATGTACTTCAActaattaatcaaattaatcaGTCTCGTACAATTGCTTCATAATAACCATTATACCTCATTGATTAAGGGccattcttcaatttcttcctttCCCATGTTTGTCTTCTTAAAAAACCACACAGACAGAGCTATTCAAACCAATCAAAGAATAAATTATTTGTCAATTACCATGTAACAAACAACAGCTTTTCCCTTCGCACCCCATGCCTTCTAAAAGAAATCCCAATTTC
This portion of the Coffea arabica cultivar ET-39 chromosome 2e, Coffea Arabica ET-39 HiFi, whole genome shotgun sequence genome encodes:
- the LOC140036415 gene encoding FLUCTUATING-LIGHT-ACCLIMATION protein 1, chloroplastic-like, which translates into the protein MYFICLMLHTQFKESRIYTVKADIKSSTYEGETTFNELSIEERSKLDEETLVNLNNMKKRSLKIKRSTGVTNGYTVVTILVAADGEHELPTINGESDLKKALNKLGSIPSSTTLAVQVLWTPQKEDDVLSEQELLEKYFSLRPL